In Pelomonas sp. SE-A7, one genomic interval encodes:
- a CDS encoding cyclic nucleotide-binding domain-containing protein, which produces MSTTLQIAYVFGFIGAALMVTSYLMKSMLPLRVVALVACLCLVFYGYLSAAIPTLILYAALIPINIKKTLQIQRLVRAIRNAKEDTPVSEWLLPHMSRRAAKAGTLLWSKGDQAEEMLYLESGSLRLLEIDELLEAGALVGEIGLFTVDHQRTLSLQCETDCVLYSLSADAMARLYYQNPKLGFHVMRLVVARLMRDVQRSRSGNADTAGP; this is translated from the coding sequence ATGAGCACCACCCTGCAGATCGCCTATGTCTTCGGCTTCATCGGCGCGGCCCTGATGGTGACCAGCTACCTGATGAAGAGCATGCTGCCGCTGCGCGTGGTGGCCCTGGTGGCCTGCCTGTGCCTGGTGTTCTACGGCTATCTGAGCGCCGCCATTCCCACGCTGATCCTCTACGCCGCCCTGATCCCGATCAACATCAAGAAGACGCTGCAGATCCAGCGCCTGGTGCGGGCCATACGCAATGCCAAGGAGGACACGCCGGTGTCCGAATGGCTGCTGCCGCACATGAGCCGGCGCGCGGCCAAGGCCGGTACCCTGCTGTGGAGCAAGGGCGACCAGGCCGAGGAGATGCTCTACCTGGAGAGCGGCAGCCTGCGCTTGCTGGAGATCGACGAGCTGCTGGAGGCGGGCGCCCTGGTCGGCGAGATCGGCCTGTTCACCGTGGACCACCAGCGCACCTTGAGCCTGCAGTGCGAGACCGACTGCGTGCTCTACAGCCTCTCGGCCGATGCGATGGCGCGGCTCTACTACCAGAACCCCAAGCTGGGTTTCCACGTGATGCGCCTGGTGGTGGCACGGCTGATGCGCGACGTCCAGCGTTCGCGCTCCGGCAACGCCGATACTGCCGGCCCATGA
- a CDS encoding adenylate/guanylate cyclase domain-containing response regulator, with translation MAECIPPSAQVLLVEDNRVNRLLLSRQVEQLGHVVQAVEDGLKALAVLRERRFDLMLLDIEMPGLNGFQVLEQLTADPELREMPVIVTSGLDGLVNVVRCIELGAEDYLHKPVNPVLLRARIAASFEKKRLRDQQRELMRRFATSAVAQDVQRSGFMLGGRLVPASVLFCDIRGFTTLTEALPPEEVIELLNTYYTLMFDAIGAQGGVVNQIIGDGLMAIFGAPQPLEGHAKCAVRAALEMVEMAAEFSREQQAAGGPEIRIGVGIASGDVVAGYTGTQERATYTCVGDTVNRAARLEVCTKEAQRAVLIDGATREQLDAGFELESLGAQQLKGKTQAVEVFAVL, from the coding sequence ATGGCTGAATGCATCCCGCCCTCGGCCCAGGTGCTGCTGGTCGAGGACAACCGGGTCAACCGCCTGCTGCTTTCGCGCCAGGTGGAGCAGCTGGGCCATGTGGTCCAGGCGGTGGAGGACGGCCTCAAGGCCCTGGCCGTGCTGCGCGAGCGGCGCTTCGACCTGATGCTGCTGGACATAGAGATGCCGGGCCTGAACGGTTTCCAGGTGCTGGAGCAGCTGACCGCGGACCCGGAGCTGCGCGAGATGCCGGTCATCGTGACCTCGGGCCTGGACGGCCTGGTCAATGTGGTGCGCTGCATTGAGCTGGGCGCCGAGGACTATCTGCACAAGCCGGTCAACCCGGTGCTCCTGCGGGCCCGCATCGCCGCCAGCTTCGAGAAGAAGCGGCTGCGCGACCAGCAGCGCGAGCTGATGCGGCGCTTCGCCACCAGCGCCGTAGCCCAGGACGTGCAGCGCTCGGGCTTCATGCTGGGCGGCCGCCTGGTGCCCGCCTCGGTGCTGTTCTGCGACATCCGCGGCTTCACCACGCTGACCGAGGCCCTGCCGCCAGAGGAGGTGATCGAGCTCTTGAACACCTACTACACGCTGATGTTCGACGCGATCGGCGCCCAGGGCGGCGTGGTCAACCAGATCATCGGCGACGGCCTGATGGCCATCTTCGGCGCGCCCCAGCCCCTGGAAGGCCATGCCAAATGCGCGGTGCGGGCAGCGCTGGAGATGGTGGAGATGGCGGCCGAGTTCAGCCGCGAGCAGCAGGCCGCCGGCGGGCCCGAGATCCGCATAGGCGTGGGCATTGCCAGCGGCGACGTGGTGGCCGGCTACACCGGCACGCAGGAGCGAGCCACCTACACCTGCGTGGGCGACACGGTGAACCGCGCCGCCCGGCTGGAGGTCTGCACCAAGGAGGCGCAGCGCGCCGTGCTCATCGATGGTGCGACGCGCGAGCAGCTGGATGCCGGCTTCGAGCTGGAATCGCTGGGCGCCCAGCAGCTCAAGGGCAAGACCCAGGCGGTCGAGGTGTTCGCCGTCCTCTGA
- a CDS encoding Hpt domain-containing protein has translation MNDSTAIDLAVFGELQANTGADFVAELVDTFLDEAPQLLKQLHQARSAGDADSFRRTSHSLKSNGNTFGAMAFAAQARSLELGGLAEADDALLSRLELLFQQAAGRLRELCHG, from the coding sequence ATGAACGACAGCACCGCCATCGACCTCGCCGTGTTCGGCGAGTTGCAGGCCAACACCGGGGCGGACTTCGTCGCCGAGCTGGTCGACACCTTCCTGGACGAGGCGCCGCAGCTGCTGAAGCAGTTGCACCAGGCCCGGTCGGCCGGCGATGCCGACAGCTTCCGCCGCACCTCGCATTCGCTCAAGTCCAACGGCAACACCTTCGGCGCGATGGCCTTCGCGGCCCAGGCGCGCAGCCTGGAGCTGGGCGGCCTGGCCGAGGCGGACGATGCGCTGCTGAGCCGGCTGGAGCTGTTGTTCCAGCAGGCGGCGGGCCGGCTGCGGGAGCTCTGCCATGGCTGA